In one Tachysurus fulvidraco isolate hzauxx_2018 chromosome 16, HZAU_PFXX_2.0, whole genome shotgun sequence genomic region, the following are encoded:
- the flrt2 gene encoding leucine-rich repeat transmembrane protein FLRT2: protein MEFQVGLWNNDWTSFIRFWFTVLLSLHVQFDPVASCPKECRCDKTFIYCNERSLTSVPLGIGEGYKILYLHNNQINSAGFPLELHNVASVETVYLYGNQLDEFPLNLPRNVKKLHLQENNIQTISRAALAQLPKLEELHLDDNSISTVGVEEGAFREAVNLKLLFLTKNHLSSVPIGLPADLKELRLDENRIAEIDEGAFQNVTNLQQLVLDGNLLEDDAIAPGTFKNLVNLKELSLSRNSLTIPPPLLPSLSLGKLNLQENQIKDISVSVFSELRKLEKLDLSTNLLQTVPQGVFDGLSSLTHLNVRGNPWRCDCAIKWIVFWLKSLPSSVNVRGFACLQPERLKGMIIRELNLDLLQCPAGTEIDPWLTHLPPTPSPPRRTTVLPRTTSITTMSSTVFYPTTTIPTLPMPNFPPAPYPPYEDPLKISLNVVNSSCVEVSWESYFTVTAYKVTWVKRSQNIMTDISQERTVPGEQRRLNLYDLEPRSKYRICVYILDSLNSYRPGEDTICSEIKTKSASRTSINPSESDQVAQQDVMSTFLLAGVIGGIVLLVLIILLGLFCWYMHKKNRSSSSSKWKYNRGRRKDDYCEAGTKKDNSILEMTETSFQIVPLNNEQLLKGDFRIQPIYTPNVGIGYRDCHLSNNSIVYCKSSNVPGVEFCHT from the coding sequence ATGGAGTTCCAAGTTGGACTGTGGAATAACGATTGGACCTCGTTTATTCGATTTTGGTTTACTGTGTTGCTGAGTTTGCATGTGCAGTTTGATCCCGTTGCATCGTGTCCCAAAGAATGTCGTTGTGACAAaacttttatatactgtaatgagAGGAGTTTGACATCTGTGCCTCTGGGGATTGGGGAGGGATACAAGATTCTTTACCTTCACAACAATCAGATCAACAGCGCTGGATTTCCATTGGAGCTCCATAATGTGGCATCGGTGGAGACTGTCTACTTGTATGGGAACCAGCTGGACGAGTTCCCTCTGAACCTTcccagaaatgtaaaaaaactcCATTTACAGGAAAACAACATTCAGACCATTTCAAGAGCAGCACTTGCCCAGCTACCCAAGCTGGAAGAACTGCACTTGGACGACAACTCCATCTCCACAGTTGGGGTGGAGGAAGGGGCTTTTCGTGAAGCGGTAAACCTAAAGCTCCTCTTCCTCACCAAGAATCACTTGAGCAGTGTTCCTATTGGATTACCAGCAGATCTTAAGGAATTGCGTCTGGATGAAAACCGCATCGCAGAGATAGATGAAGGAGCTTTTCAAAATGTTACTAATCTCCAGCAGTTGGTGCTGGATGGAAATCTTCTGGAGGACGATGCCATTGCTCCTGGTACCTTTAAGAACCTGGTGAACCTAAAAGAGCTTTCATTATCCCGGAATTCCCTCACCATCCCACCACCATTGCTTCCTTCTTTGTCTCTTGGTAAACTTAACCTGCAGGAGAACCAGATTAAAGACATCTCTGTTTCGGTTTTCTCTGAGCTCAGGAAGCTTGAGAAGCTCGATCTTTCCACAAACCTGCTACAGACTGTTCCACAGGGTGTGTTTGATGGACTGAGCAGCCTTACACATCTCAATGTCCGGGGCAACCCTTGGCGCTGTGATTGTGCTATTAAGTGGATTGTGTTTTGGCTGAAGTCTTTACCATCTTCTGTGAATGTCCGAGGATTCGCATGTCTACAACCAGAAAGGCTAAAGGGCATGATCATCCGAGAACTCAACCTTGATCTCCTTCAGTGTCCAGCTGGCACTGAAATCGATCCATGGCTCACTCACTTACCTCCAACTCCATCACCACCTCGTAGGACCACCGTCCTTCCCAGGACCACCTCCATCACCACCATGTCATCCACAGTTTTCTACCCAACCACAACTATTCCCACACTTCCAATGCCCAATTTCCCACCTGCTCCCTATCCACCCTACGAAGACCCTTTGAAAATATCTTTGAATGTGGTGAACAGCTCGTGTGTCGAGGTGAGCTGGGAATCTTATTTCACTGTGACGGCATATAAAGTCACCTGGGTCAAGAGGAGTCAGAACATAATGACGGATATCAGCCAAGAGAGGACAGTTCCCGGAGAGCAAAGGAGGCTTAACTTGTATGACTTGGAACCGAGATCCAAGTACCGCATCTGTGTTTACATTCTGGATTCCTTAAATAGTTACAGACCTGGAGAGGATACGATCTGTTCAGAGATCAAGACCAAATCGGCCTCTAGAACCTCCATCAATCCGTCAGAGTCGGATCAGGTGGCGCAACAGGACGTCATGTCTACGTTCCTTTTAGCCGGTGTGATCGGCGGTATTGTGCTGCTCGTTCTGATTATTTTACTCGGTCTGTTTTGCTGGTACATGCACAAGAAGAACAGGTCTTCTTCCTCATCCAAATGGAAATACAAcagaggaaggagaaaagacGACTACTGTGAAGCCGGCACCAAGAAAGACAACTCCATCCTGGAAATGACCGAGACCAGCTTCCAGATTGTGCCATTGAACAATGAGCAGCTTCTAAAGGGAGATTTCAGGATCCAGCCCATTTACACGCCCAACGTTGGCATCGGATACAGAGACTGCCATCTCAGCAACAACAGCATTGTTTATTGCAAAAGCAGCAACGTTCCTGGTGTGGAATTCTGCCACACGTGA